A window of the Haloquadratum walsbyi C23 genome harbors these coding sequences:
- a CDS encoding ATP-binding protein, translated as MTSFQSTLGEEGEIADELAESQRAISIAEFFEKNKHMLGFDSGARGLVTAVKEAVDNALDATEEAGIKPDISIEIRESGDYYTLIVEDNGPGITREQVPKVFGKLLYGSRFHAREQSLTPTQTLLIRRDGDVTFTSIGDFCDSYLPADGPASAPIPVDANIEVPSFDRATHEMTWQPVTNAIRHRTDERVYRISTACGRTLEITGNHSLFSLSSDNETIEVNAGELSPGDSILAPKQLPMASESVDTGTTVDEKTQSSTGAQTQRINILEHIKPDDLKESAATFRIHEADQASLSSGGNHKSSSASLASSQLASSEVIASAGGQQIQSSADQRQSKEHTPGGDHHNNECLSIKSVCENNKMSTVADYTLEIVTPDGESSRLPVSVSIDNVFITSLVRYIATASTSDISPVSDSSVDYTTEESHNTVDRSFSDTMRPLDSVIPLICEDDGEIELPSFVFESDPKQQQQLLTQLYRYPEASNGRNAGDDTVTYTTTSATLARQLTTLWNMNGVVATANTQTETSQSDEIKNESAQTTIYEVSVDRAEIETDIAGSDSDCQQGDGDLCLVSVSSVEEIDAPPYVYDISVPGASGHDENFVTANDGAICVKNSRGQQGIGISAAVLYSQLTSGKPARITTRTQSSDTAQYFELIIDTDTNEPEVSADQERDPGAASLSPTHGTRIELEMEANMRARGQLRDYVKDTAVVNPHARITLDEPGLEEPRQYERVDGAELPAQTEEIRPHPHGVELGTLLKMLEATESYSVSGFLREEFTRVGSKTATKILDQFRDRHFGRALPMSAPETIPDNADDTDDEQVTSSLESIIEAAVVNKGASATTTFASRVAETVNQRSGTTQGELVGIVDTVAEDIEDEFETTFGTTVRENAVEAAWDVLTTDIDEDIYPLVADATSTQKDHETVRGVTDRIATKFADGSEPLRATRDAVREYVDRSADMIVSEEVSFGETARENVVDAVWTAMQTVDDELPAVKAVADDRNIASDLLEAMRLTDILAPPTDCLSPITADLVEAGLRKEFDADFYAAATRDAEVHGGDPFIVEAGIAYGGELEGGKISLLRFANRVPLVYQRGACATTDVIKSIGWRNYGLDQPGGSGMPNGPAVVMIHVASTNVPFTSESKDALANIPAIEDEIELAVREASRELKSYLNKRRSMQKRREKQDVLGRILPEMANKLADVTENDRPDIDNALARIMNNVSVERDVDNGSVTLTVQNYSDRQESPTLTDIVDSKPDTIPDKIEIVELEDEYFLTWEPVVDAGESATVTYEVPTGASFELDVDDVETEKLTIDA; from the coding sequence ATGACCTCGTTTCAGTCGACACTCGGCGAAGAGGGCGAGATTGCCGACGAGTTGGCGGAGAGCCAGCGGGCAATCTCAATCGCCGAGTTCTTTGAAAAGAACAAACATATGTTGGGCTTCGATTCAGGAGCTCGAGGGCTTGTCACCGCTGTTAAGGAGGCAGTTGATAATGCTCTTGATGCGACCGAAGAAGCCGGGATTAAGCCGGATATCTCAATTGAAATTCGTGAGTCTGGCGATTATTATACTCTTATTGTTGAAGACAACGGTCCAGGAATAACCCGCGAACAGGTGCCGAAAGTCTTTGGAAAGCTACTGTATGGATCACGATTCCATGCCCGTGAACAGTCGTTGACACCAACTCAAACGCTTCTTATCCGTCGTGATGGCGATGTGACGTTTACTTCAATCGGCGACTTTTGTGACTCATATCTCCCTGCGGATGGACCAGCATCAGCTCCCATTCCAGTAGACGCCAATATTGAGGTGCCATCATTTGACCGAGCAACGCATGAAATGACATGGCAGCCGGTGACCAATGCGATTCGTCATCGAACAGATGAGCGTGTATATCGAATTTCAACAGCATGCGGTCGAACGCTTGAGATAACGGGTAATCATAGTCTGTTTTCACTTTCTTCTGATAATGAGACAATAGAGGTGAATGCCGGCGAGCTTTCACCGGGCGATAGCATTCTTGCACCAAAGCAACTCCCGATGGCTTCAGAGTCTGTGGATACCGGTACGACCGTAGATGAAAAAACACAATCGAGTACGGGAGCACAGACACAGAGAATCAATATTCTTGAACATATCAAACCGGATGACCTCAAAGAGTCTGCAGCAACGTTCCGGATCCACGAAGCCGACCAAGCGTCTCTCTCTTCAGGCGGAAATCATAAATCTTCATCTGCTTCGTTGGCGTCATCACAGCTGGCATCGAGTGAGGTCATAGCATCCGCCGGCGGACAGCAGATTCAGTCCAGTGCAGATCAGCGACAATCAAAAGAACACACACCCGGTGGTGATCATCATAACAACGAGTGCCTGTCGATCAAATCGGTATGTGAAAACAATAAAATGTCCACAGTCGCTGATTATACCCTTGAGATTGTTACTCCAGATGGTGAATCATCACGATTGCCGGTCTCAGTTTCTATCGATAATGTGTTTATTACCTCTCTTGTGAGATACATTGCAACAGCATCCACATCAGATATATCGCCGGTATCTGATAGTAGTGTAGATTATACTACAGAAGAGAGTCATAATACGGTGGATCGGTCCTTTAGCGACACGATGAGACCACTTGATTCGGTGATTCCGCTCATTTGTGAGGATGATGGGGAGATAGAACTTCCATCGTTTGTCTTTGAATCTGACCCGAAGCAACAACAACAGTTATTGACTCAGTTGTATCGATATCCCGAAGCATCAAACGGAAGAAATGCTGGTGATGATACGGTAACATATACGACAACAAGTGCTACGCTTGCAAGGCAGCTCACCACGTTATGGAATATGAATGGTGTAGTCGCGACAGCGAATACGCAGACAGAGACATCACAGTCCGATGAGATCAAAAATGAAAGCGCACAAACAACGATATATGAAGTATCAGTCGATCGGGCTGAGATTGAGACTGATATAGCTGGCTCCGATTCAGACTGCCAGCAGGGTGATGGCGATCTTTGTTTGGTATCAGTGAGTAGTGTTGAGGAGATTGACGCACCACCATATGTATACGATATTTCGGTGCCTGGTGCAAGCGGTCATGATGAGAACTTTGTGACTGCAAATGACGGGGCAATTTGCGTCAAAAATAGTCGTGGACAGCAGGGTATTGGAATTTCTGCAGCAGTGCTGTACTCACAACTTACCTCAGGGAAGCCAGCAAGGATAACCACACGAACACAGAGTTCCGATACAGCACAGTATTTTGAGCTCATCATTGATACAGACACAAACGAACCTGAGGTGAGCGCTGACCAGGAGCGTGACCCTGGTGCTGCATCATTATCACCGACACATGGCACGCGGATTGAGCTAGAGATGGAGGCAAATATGCGAGCTCGCGGACAACTTCGTGATTATGTGAAAGACACAGCGGTTGTGAATCCACATGCACGGATCACGCTTGATGAACCTGGGCTTGAGGAGCCTCGCCAGTACGAGCGAGTCGACGGCGCCGAACTGCCGGCACAAACTGAGGAAATTCGACCACATCCACACGGTGTTGAACTAGGAACACTACTGAAAATGCTTGAAGCAACGGAGTCATACTCTGTGTCAGGCTTCCTTCGTGAGGAGTTCACCCGCGTTGGGTCAAAAACGGCAACAAAGATCCTTGATCAATTTCGCGACCGTCACTTTGGTCGGGCACTTCCTATGTCCGCGCCAGAAACGATACCAGACAATGCTGACGACACTGATGATGAGCAAGTAACCTCATCGCTTGAGTCCATCATTGAAGCTGCGGTCGTAAACAAAGGTGCATCTGCAACTACCACGTTTGCAAGCCGCGTCGCAGAGACAGTTAATCAACGATCTGGAACGACACAGGGCGAACTTGTCGGGATTGTTGATACGGTTGCAGAGGACATTGAAGATGAGTTTGAGACAACATTCGGTACGACCGTTCGAGAGAATGCAGTTGAGGCGGCATGGGATGTCCTAACCACAGATATTGATGAAGATATCTACCCGCTTGTTGCGGATGCAACAAGCACGCAAAAAGATCATGAAACAGTTCGAGGTGTTACAGACCGGATTGCAACAAAATTCGCTGATGGCTCCGAACCCCTTCGTGCGACCCGAGACGCAGTTCGTGAGTATGTCGATCGATCAGCAGATATGATTGTCTCTGAGGAGGTGTCATTTGGCGAAACTGCCCGTGAAAACGTGGTCGATGCGGTATGGACGGCGATGCAGACTGTTGATGATGAGTTACCAGCAGTCAAGGCTGTTGCAGACGACCGTAATATCGCCTCGGATTTGCTTGAAGCAATGCGATTAACAGATATCTTGGCGCCACCAACAGATTGTCTATCGCCGATTACAGCAGATCTCGTTGAGGCAGGGTTACGAAAGGAGTTTGATGCCGATTTCTATGCGGCTGCAACCCGAGATGCGGAGGTTCACGGGGGTGATCCATTTATTGTTGAGGCTGGGATTGCCTATGGTGGTGAACTCGAGGGTGGAAAAATCTCGCTTCTCCGATTTGCAAATCGAGTCCCATTGGTTTATCAACGGGGTGCATGTGCAACAACAGATGTGATTAAATCAATTGGATGGCGAAACTATGGACTTGATCAACCCGGTGGGTCTGGAATGCCGAATGGACCAGCAGTGGTGATGATTCACGTGGCATCGACAAATGTGCCATTCACGAGTGAGTCAAAGGATGCACTTGCAAATATCCCAGCCATTGAAGACGAAATTGAACTTGCAGTTCGAGAAGCCTCACGCGAACTAAAATCATATCTCAACAAGCGCCGATCAATGCAAAAACGGCGAGAAAAACAGGATGTGCTTGGGCGGATTCTTCCAGAGATGGCAAACAAACTCGCAGACGTAACAGAGAATGACCGCCCAGATATTGACAATGCACTAGCACGAATCATGAATAATGTCAGTGTTGAGCGTGATGTGGATAACGGGTCAGTTACATTAACAGTGCAGAATTACTCAGATCGTCAGGAATCACCAACGCTGACTGATATTGTTGATTCCAAGCCGGATACTATTCCAGATAAAATCGAAATTGTCGAACTTGAGGATGAATACTTCCTGACGTGGGAGCCAGTCGTTGACGCTGGTGAGTCGGCTACTGTGACATATGAAGTTCCGACGGGTGCGTCATTTGAGCTTGATGTCGACGATGTTGAAACCGAGAAACTAACCATTGACGCATGA